In Cucurbita pepo subsp. pepo cultivar mu-cu-16 chromosome LG04, ASM280686v2, whole genome shotgun sequence, the following are encoded in one genomic region:
- the LOC111793603 gene encoding protein BONZAI 1-like: protein MGNCFSDHAAARSAVGATVFSQNNTSNVAVDCFLLSRGYRGLYSQIEISFSASNLRDRDVCSKSDPMLVVYAKRRDGSLEELDRTEVVQNSLNPKWIHKLNINYQFEVVQTLVFFVYDVDTQYHSLGVKMLKLDEQQYLGEATCVLSEIVTQSDGSLTLNLVYREESTSSTHPHHCGKLTVHAEECFSSKTTTEMILRCSNLGHKDLFSRIDPFLVISKTVESKSSIPVCKTEVIKNDLNPTWKPVFLNMQQAASKDSPLIIECFDFNSNGRHELIGKVQKSLVELEKLFLSGEGDNLFSLPAAGHDYHNKVLKSQLFVDKFTESVQQTFLDYLAGGYEMNFMVAVDFTASNGNPRLPDSLHFIDPSGRPNSYQQAIIEVGEVLQFYDSDKRFPAWGFGARPIDGPVSHCFNLNGSSHYCEVEGTQGILMAYTSALHNVSLAGPTLFGPVINNAALIASQSLANGGRKYFVLLIITDGVVTDLQETKDALVKASDLPLSILIVGVGGADFKEMEVLDADKGERLESATGRVASRDIVQFVPFRDVQGGEISVVQALLAEVPHQFLTHVRSRDVQPNS, encoded by the exons ATGGGTAACTGCTTCTCCGATCACGCCGCTGCCCGCTCTGCCGTTGGTGCCACTGTCTTCTCCCAAAATAATACTTCCAACGTCGCCGTAGATTGTTTCTTGTTGTCTCGGGGCTATCGTGGCCTCTATTCCCAGATCGAG ATATCATTCTCTGCATCTAACTTGCGCGACCGTGATGTATGCTCAAAG AGTGATCCAATGCTGGTTGTCTACGCAAAAAGACGGGACGGATCTCTAGAAGAGCTTGACCGCACTGAAGTAGttcaaaattcattaaatcCAAAATGGATCCATAAGCTTAATATTAACTATCAatttgaggttgtgcaaactTTGGT GTTCTTTGTGTATGACGTTGATACTCAATATCACAGCCTAGGAGTAAAG ATGCTGAAGCTAGATGAACAGCAATATCTTGGTGAAGCAACCTGTGTACTATCTGAG ATAGTTACCCAATCAGACGGGTCACTTACATTGAATCTAGTATATAGAGAAGAGTCAACCAGCTCTACTCATCCACACCACTGTGGAAAACTTACTGTTCATGCTGAGGAGTGTTTTAGCTCAAAGACCACAACAGAGATGATATTAAGGTGTTCAAACTTGGGACACAAGGATCTCTTCTCAAGAATT GACCCTTTTCTGGTTATTTCAAAAACTGTGGAGAGTAAGAGCTCCATTCCAGTTTGCAAAACTGAAGTAATAAAGAATGATTTAAATCCCACATGGAAGCCTGTGTTCCTGAATATGCAACAAGCTGCAAGCAAG GACAGCCCCTTAATAATAGAGTGTTTTGACTTCAATAGCAATGGAAGGCACGAGTTGATTGG AAAAGTTCAAAAGTCACTTGTGGAGTTGGAGAAGCTTTTTTTAAGTGGGGAGGGAGATAACTTATTCTCACTTCCTGCCGCTGGACATGATTACCATAACAAA GTACTAAAAAGCCAACTATTTGTGGACAAATTCACTGAGAGCGTCCAACAAACATTCCTTGATTACTTGGCTGGTGGCTATGAAATGAACTTCATGGTGGCTGTTGATTTCACGG CTTCAAATGGAAACCCTCGCCTTCCTGATTCCTTGCATTTCATTGATCCTTCAGGACGGCCAAATTCATACCAGCAA GCAATCATAGAAGTTGGAGAGGTATTGCAATTTTATGACTCAGATAAACGCTTTCCTGCCTGGGGGTTTGGAGCACGACCTATTGATGGTCCAGTCTCTCACTGTTTCAACCTAAATGGAAGTAGTCACTACTGTGAG GTTGAAGGAACTCAAGGAATTTTGATGGCATATACAAGTGCGCTCCATAATGTGTCTCTTGCAGGACCAACACTTTTTGGGCCTGTGATTAACAATGCTGCATTAATTGCCAGTCAGTCTCTTGCAAATGGTGGGCGGAAGTACTTTGTTTTGCTAATAATCACT GATGGAGTGGTAACAGATCTCCAAGAAACTAAAGATGCTCTTGTGAAGGCATCTGATCTGCCATTGTCTATTCTCATTGTTGGAGTGGGTGGAGCTGACTTTAAAGAAATGGAG GTTTTAGATGCGGATAAGGGAGAGAGACTTGAAAGCGCAACTGGACGTGTTGCTTCACGAGATATAGTCCAGTTCGTTCCATTCCGTGATGTACAAG GTGGAGAGATTTCTGTTGTTCAAGCATTGCTAGCAGAAGTACCTCATCAATTTCTGACCCATGTTCGAAGTAGAGATGTTCAACCAAATTCTTGA